The Mycolicibacterium flavescens genomic interval AGACCGGCCCCTTCCGTCCCGCCAACACCGTTCGCGGCGTCGCCAACGTGGTGTTGGCGGGGTCGTCGACCGTTCCGGGAGTCGGCGTTCCGACCGCGCTGCTGTCGGGGCGGCTGGCGGCCGACCGAATCACCGGCCTGCCAGCCCGGCGGGCCCGTAGCCAGGTGGTGCAAGCATGATCGGTTCCGAACTCGACGCCGCGGGCGTACACGACCCGACACTTCGCGACGCCTATCGCCGCTGCCGCACGATCAACGCCGAACACGGCCGCACCTTCTTTCTGGCCACCCGGCTGCTGGCGCCCGAACAGCGTCCCGCCGTGCACGCGCTGTACGGCTTCGCCCGCCGCGCCGACGACATCCTCGACGACTTCGATCCCGTCATCAGCATGAATGAGCGCGCCGATCAGCTGCAGCGCCTGGCCACCCAGCTGTTCAACCGGCTCGCGCAGGGCAGCTGCGACGACGGGGATCCGTCGCTGGCCGCGGTGGTGCACTGCGCCCGGCGGTACGGCATCCCGTGGGAGCTGTTCGACGACTTCCTCGGCTCCATGCGCATGGATCTGAGCGTCACCGACTATCCCGACCGGGCCGCCCTCGATCGCTACATGTACGGCTCGGCCGAGGTGATCGGTTTACAGCTTCTGCCCGTACTCGGCACCGTCGGCCCACGCGAGGAGGCCGCGCCGTATGCGG includes:
- the crtM gene encoding phytoene synthase codes for the protein MIGSELDAAGVHDPTLRDAYRRCRTINAEHGRTFFLATRLLAPEQRPAVHALYGFARRADDILDDFDPVISMNERADQLQRLATQLFNRLAQGSCDDGDPSLAAVVHCARRYGIPWELFDDFLGSMRMDLSVTDYPDRAALDRYMYGSAEVIGLQLLPVLGTVGPREEAAPYAAALGKAFQLTNFLRDIDEDLERGRVYLPADELAAHGVDRDVLTWCHENRRTDAKVRRALVEQHAINRRVYDFARRGIAHLSPRSRPCVSAALTLYSEILDRIEQIDFAVFSQRATVGTGRRIRVGCAGLVKAWRARRQEPKA